A region from the Canis aureus isolate CA01 chromosome 10, VMU_Caureus_v.1.0, whole genome shotgun sequence genome encodes:
- the LOC144321671 gene encoding interferon alpha-3-like: MALPCSFSVALVLLSCHSLCCLACDLPDTHSPRNWRVLMLLGQMRRLSASSCDHYTNDFAFPKELFDGQRLQEAQALSVVHVMTQKVFHLFCPDTSSAPWNMTLLEELCSGLSEQLDDLDACPLQEAGLAETPLMHEDSTLRTYFQRISLYLQDRNHSPCAWEMVRAEIGRSFFSLTILQERVRRRK, encoded by the coding sequence atggccctgccctgctccttctcggtggccctggtgctgctcagctgccactccctgtgctgtctggcttgTGACCTGCCCGACACCCACAGCCCGCGCAACTGGAGGGTCCTGATgctcctgggacagatgaggagactctccgccagctcttgtgaccactacaccaatgactttgccttccccaaggagctgtttgatggccagcggctccaggaggcgcaggccctctctgtggtccacgtgatgacccagaaggtcttccacctcttctgcccGGACACGTCCTCTGCTCCTTGGAACATGACCCTCCTGGAGGAATTGTGCTCGgggctctctgagcagctggatgacctggatgcctgtcccctgcaggaggcagggctggccgagacccccctcatgcatgaagactccaccctgaggacctacttccaaaggatctccctctacctgcaagaCAGGAACCACAGCCCATGTGCCTGGGAGATGGTCCGAGCAGAAATCGGGAGATCCTTCTTCTCCTTGACCATCTTGCAAGAAAGAgtaaggaggaggaaatga